The Oryza brachyantha chromosome 7, ObraRS2, whole genome shotgun sequence genomic interval tcatctatttttatatgtcatccatattaggagagataacctctatatttagatgttctctccacaatcctctaaatatatatatagaggatgtcatatatagataatctgctagagtacaaagagatatgaaggatgaaagtgttttagatgatcattcaaatgaagatatggatgaccaaatttagatgagctgttgggaatGCTCTAAGCTcgctaaatgcttatgtggaggagagaggggatgagaGAGAGCGTAGGCGGGTTGTAAGCTTATAGCGAGCTCGAGCATAAGAACCAAGAACCTCtatgagagtgacatgtgagtcctacattaatgatgaaaggctaactagtatataagTGAACTAAGAGCTGActatagaaaatcttatagccaacttgttgactatattattaaccTTGCTCTTATGGTACTACTATTTGTTAGCTGGgaaaaaacattatttatttgcaGCATGTGACCATTCAATTACCTTGCCATGCATACGCCATAGGCAACCCACCCCTTCGATCCCCGCGCAATCACTCCAGCAACCGAAAGGTTCAGCACCGAGCTGAGATTTCACAGATTCCATGGCTGGCATGGCATCATATATAAGCACGTACACGGTACACCTAGCTGCAAAGCAGCGGCAAGAGAAGTACTACTACTCAGTGTTACCACTAGCTAGCTCGCCGGAGATGAGGCGCTCCGGCGGCACGGTGGCAGTGAAGGTGGAGAAGGCGGACGACGGCaagacgccggcggcgggggagttCGTGACGCTGAAGGTGCAGGACACCGACGGCCGCGTGGTGTACCGCACCATGCGTCGGACCGACCAGCTGCAGGGCCTGATGGACTTCTACTACGACCGCGTGCAGGAGTGGGTCGCGACCGGCACCGGCCGGTTCCTGTACGACGGCCGCCGGCTGCGCGGCTGGCAGACGCCGGCGGAGCTCCTGatggaggacggcgacgaggtcgACTTCTTCGTCGAGCTgatcggcggcgccggcggacaTGCTGTTTAGCACATCACGCACGGCATGCATGCGTTTGTGTCTGTCCTTTTGCTTCGCTTTAATCCAACCTTATGTGATCGTTTGGCTTTAAGaaactttataaataatagtaGAACTCTACATAAAGTGCGATGagaaactataaaattaactctaaatttaagaaggaaagtttaaaatttagcttgcagaagtgaaaagaggGTGgtgcaaattttaaaacaagaaaatttgaaCGTATAGCTCCCATGTCACTGATGCATCGCTCCAATCGTCGTAACTGAAACCTGAGAAAATCAAGGATAATACAGAGCAGTGCATGCAGTTGTTAACTGTTGCAAGCGCGCATGGCGGTAGCAGGCACACGTTCCGCCAATCAAGCAGTAATCTGTGGAAGCAAATAATACCGGACGATGAATTGATTGTTATCCATTCCAAGCTCCAAGATTTACTCTAAACTCAACGCCAATCCAAGGCAAGCAACCGCGCACAGATCGCTCTTCCTCCGATGGGGAAGAGATCAAGAGAGCGATTATCAGGCATGTCGATGGCGACGACCGCCGGAGCGGAGGCGAGCTGCCCGTGGCCGCCGGAGGCCGACCCGGGCCCGAGCAAGCTCATCACCCTCAGGGTGAAGGACAGCGAAGGCGTCAGGATCACCCGCACCATGCGCAGGACCGACGCGCTGCGCGACCTGATCGGCTTCTACCGCGCCATGGCGCTGCCGGGCGACATGGCCttcgtcgacgccggcggtgTTTTCATGCACTACGGCACGGTGGTGGCCGGCGACAAGACGCCGGCAGACTACGGCATGGAGGACAGCGACGAGGTCGCCTTCTTCCCGGACAGAGTTAGCACCGTGCCCATCACCCTCACCGTGAAGGACGGCAAAGGTCGCCGGGTCACGCGCACCATGCATCGGTTCAACGTCCTCAACATCCTGT includes:
- the LOC102704542 gene encoding small ubiquitin-related modifier 1-like — protein: MRRSGGTVAVKVEKADDGKTPAAGEFVTLKVQDTDGRVVYRTMRRTDQLQGLMDFYYDRVQEWVATGTGRFLYDGRRLRGWQTPAELLMEDGDEVDFFVELIGGAGGHAV